A genomic region of Ewingella sp. CoE-038-23 contains the following coding sequences:
- the hspQ gene encoding heat shock protein HspQ, whose translation MIASKFGIGQQVRHRMLGYLGVVIDVDAEYSLEKPKVEELETDDSMRTAPWYHVVMEDDKGEPVHTYLAEIQIDHEAARSHPEQSSLDDLAESIRSQLTLPRLRH comes from the coding sequence ATGATCGCCAGCAAATTCGGTATTGGCCAGCAAGTACGCCACAGAATGTTAGGTTATCTCGGCGTAGTGATTGACGTGGACGCAGAGTATTCGCTAGAGAAGCCAAAGGTTGAAGAACTCGAGACCGATGACTCTATGCGCACCGCGCCTTGGTATCACGTGGTGATGGAAGACGATAAGGGCGAGCCGGTACATACTTATCTGGCAGAGATCCAAATCGATCACGAAGCGGCGCGTTCCCACCCGGAACAAAGCTCTTTAGATGATTTGGCCGAGTCTATTCGCAGCCAGTTAACCTTACCGCGCCTGCGTCACTAA
- the rlmI gene encoding 23S rRNA (cytosine(1962)-C(5))-methyltransferase RlmI produces the protein MTARLFLAKGREKSLLRRHPWVFSGAVTRVEGKANSGDTIDIVDSHGKWLARGAYSPSSQIRARVWTFRQDEDIDIEFFVRRLQQAQSWRNWIAKRDGLDGYRLIAGESDGLPGITIDRFQNFLVLQLLSAGAEYQRAPLLAALQKCYPECAIWDRSDVAVRKKEGLELTQGHVIGAEPPALLPIQEHGMSLLVDIKQGHKTGFYLDQRDSRLAARKYAEGRKVLNCFSYTGAFAVSALMGGCEKVTNVDTSQDALDIARQNVELNNLDLSKAEFVREDVFQLLRKYRAEGVQFDMIVMDPPKFVENKSQLASACRGYKDINMLALQLLRPGGILLSFSCSGLLPTDLFQKILADAALDANREIQFVEQFRQAADHPVIGSYPEGLYLKGFACVVMS, from the coding sequence ATGACTGCTCGTTTATTCTTGGCCAAAGGCCGCGAAAAATCTCTCTTACGCCGCCACCCGTGGGTATTTTCCGGTGCGGTAACCCGTGTCGAAGGTAAAGCAAACTCTGGCGATACTATTGATATTGTAGACAGTCACGGGAAATGGCTGGCTCGCGGTGCATATTCTCCGTCGTCGCAAATCCGCGCACGCGTCTGGACCTTCCGCCAGGACGAAGATATCGATATCGAATTTTTCGTGCGTCGCTTGCAGCAAGCGCAGAGCTGGCGTAACTGGATTGCCAAGCGTGACGGGCTTGATGGCTATCGCCTGATTGCCGGTGAGTCCGACGGTTTGCCGGGTATCACCATCGACCGTTTCCAGAATTTCCTCGTGCTGCAGCTGCTTTCTGCCGGTGCTGAATATCAGCGCGCGCCCCTGCTGGCCGCGCTGCAAAAATGTTACCCGGAATGCGCCATCTGGGATCGCTCCGACGTCGCCGTGCGTAAGAAAGAGGGTTTAGAGCTGACTCAGGGCCACGTGATTGGTGCCGAGCCACCTGCACTGCTGCCGATCCAAGAGCACGGCATGAGCCTGCTGGTGGACATCAAACAGGGTCACAAAACCGGTTTCTATCTCGACCAGCGCGATAGCCGCTTAGCTGCGCGTAAATATGCCGAAGGCCGCAAAGTCCTAAACTGCTTCTCTTACACCGGCGCTTTTGCCGTGTCGGCGCTGATGGGCGGCTGTGAGAAAGTGACTAACGTTGATACCTCACAAGACGCGCTGGACATCGCTCGTCAAAACGTTGAGCTGAATAATCTGGATCTGTCGAAAGCCGAGTTCGTGCGCGAAGACGTGTTCCAACTGCTGCGCAAGTACCGCGCCGAAGGCGTGCAGTTCGACATGATCGTCATGGACCCGCCAAAATTTGTTGAAAACAAGAGCCAGCTGGCCAGCGCCTGCCGTGGCTACAAAGATATCAACATGCTGGCGTTGCAGTTACTGCGTCCGGGCGGCATTTTGTTAAGTTTCTCCTGTTCCGGCCTGCTGCCGACCGATCTGTTCCAGAAAATTCTGGCCGATGCGGCGCTGGACGCCAATCGCGAGATCCAGTTCGTGGAGCAGTTCCGTCAGGCTGCTGACCATCCGGTTATCGGTTCTTACCCGGAAGGTCTGTATCTGAAAGGCTTCGCCTGCGTAGTGATGTCGTAA
- the tusE gene encoding sulfurtransferase TusE, with translation MLEFAGREIETDAQGYLKNSADWHEDLAPMLAEEEEIVLTEAHWEVVRFVREFYLEFNTSPAIRMLVKAMAQKYGEEKGNSRYLFRLFPKGPAKQATKIAGLPKPVKCL, from the coding sequence ATGTTGGAGTTTGCAGGCCGCGAGATTGAAACCGATGCTCAGGGCTACCTAAAAAACAGTGCTGATTGGCACGAAGATCTGGCCCCTATGTTGGCCGAAGAAGAAGAGATCGTGCTGACCGAGGCTCACTGGGAAGTGGTGCGCTTTGTGCGGGAATTCTATCTCGAATTCAATACCTCCCCCGCCATTCGCATGCTGGTCAAAGCCATGGCGCAAAAATATGGCGAAGAGAAAGGCAACAGCCGCTACCTGTTCCGACTGTTCCCTAAAGGCCCGGCGAAGCAAGCCACCAAAATTGCTGGCCTGCCAAAACCGGTCAAATGCCTGTAG
- the yccA gene encoding FtsH protease modulator YccA, with protein sequence MERIVASSSSRAGALLSTHRVLRNTYFLLALTLGVSAITATASTLLRLPSPGMLLTLVGFYGLMFLTYRTADRPVGILAAFALTGFMGYTLGPLLSSLLSVGAGDIIMLALGGTALVFFCCSAYVLTTRKDMSFLSGMMMAGFVVLLVAVIANLFLQIPALSLAISCLFILFSAGAILWETSNIIHGGETNYIRATVSLYVSLYNVFVSLLSILGLSRSN encoded by the coding sequence ATGGAACGTATTGTTGCCTCTTCCTCCTCTCGTGCCGGCGCGCTGTTAAGCACCCACAGAGTTCTACGTAATACCTATTTCCTGCTGGCGCTGACGCTCGGCGTTTCGGCTATTACTGCTACCGCTAGCACCCTGCTGCGTTTACCTTCACCGGGTATGCTGCTGACGCTGGTGGGTTTCTACGGGTTGATGTTCCTGACTTACCGCACGGCTGACCGCCCTGTGGGTATTCTGGCGGCCTTCGCCCTGACCGGCTTTATGGGTTACACCCTCGGCCCACTGCTTAGCTCACTTCTTTCGGTTGGCGCGGGTGACATCATTATGCTGGCCCTTGGTGGCACGGCGCTGGTGTTCTTCTGCTGTTCAGCCTACGTGCTGACCACCCGTAAGGACATGTCCTTCCTGTCAGGCATGATGATGGCGGGCTTCGTGGTGCTGCTGGTGGCGGTTATCGCTAACCTGTTCCTGCAGATCCCTGCCCTGTCACTGGCGATTAGCTGCCTGTTCATCCTGTTCTCCGCTGGCGCAATCCTGTGGGAAACCAGCAACATTATTCACGGCGGCGAAACCAACTATATTCGTGCCACGGTGAGCCTGTACGTTTCTCTGTATAACGTATTTGTCAGCCTGCTGAGTATCTTAGGTTTGTCCCGCAGCAACTAA
- a CDS encoding CoA-binding protein has protein sequence MQDNDIVTILKEVKTIALVGASDKLNRPSNGVMAYLLSQGYEVTPVSPKLAGSTLHGQKVYATLADIPHEIDMVDVFRNTEAAYGVAQEAIDIGAKVLWLQLGVISEQAAVLAKQAGLKVVMDKCPKIEILRLGLEK, from the coding sequence ATGCAAGATAATGACATCGTCACCATCTTAAAAGAGGTGAAAACTATTGCGCTGGTGGGGGCGAGTGACAAGCTGAACAGGCCGAGCAACGGCGTCATGGCTTATTTATTGTCTCAGGGATATGAGGTAACCCCTGTCAGCCCGAAACTGGCTGGAAGCACGCTGCACGGACAGAAGGTCTACGCCACGCTGGCGGATATTCCCCATGAGATTGATATGGTTGACGTTTTTCGCAATACCGAGGCGGCTTACGGCGTCGCGCAAGAGGCCATCGATATTGGTGCGAAAGTGCTATGGCTACAGTTGGGGGTGATTAGCGAACAAGCGGCGGTGCTGGCTAAACAGGCTGGTCTGAAAGTGGTCATGGATAAATGCCCGAAAATTGAAATTCTGCGCTTAGGTCTGGAGAAGTAG
- a CDS encoding DUF2057 family protein: protein MKVRLMAALMSVCLLAPVCATSLKLSSDIDLLVLDGKRISGAILKGAESLEVDAGQHQILFQVSKNLHPATMNALMYHSPAMIVSFSAKGIRSASFILPTLNNEMDAAFFSRKLNYRLVDQDGRDIPSRRDVLRQVVYGNATDLEKVMLRYNLSGLRASVPAFATAVQQRDSSLFNTTSLSMLNVSSQKHSSPGKTSWPKLVASPHVGRFFSWFSFPSS from the coding sequence ATGAAAGTCAGATTAATGGCCGCTTTAATGTCGGTTTGCCTGCTGGCACCCGTTTGCGCGACCAGTCTGAAACTTTCATCGGACATCGACCTGCTAGTGCTGGATGGAAAACGTATATCCGGCGCTATTCTCAAAGGGGCAGAAAGCCTTGAAGTCGATGCAGGACAGCATCAGATTTTATTCCAGGTCAGCAAAAACCTGCACCCGGCCACCATGAATGCCCTGATGTACCACTCCCCCGCCATGATAGTCAGCTTTAGCGCCAAAGGAATTCGTTCGGCTTCCTTCATTTTGCCAACGCTGAATAACGAAATGGATGCCGCATTCTTTAGCAGAAAGCTCAATTATCGCCTTGTTGATCAAGACGGTCGAGACATTCCGAGCCGCCGCGACGTGCTTCGTCAGGTGGTTTATGGCAATGCGACTGATTTAGAAAAGGTGATGCTGCGCTATAACTTATCTGGTCTGCGAGCGTCCGTGCCGGCCTTCGCCACTGCCGTACAACAGCGGGACAGCTCACTGTTCAATACCACATCACTGTCGATGCTCAACGTTTCCAGCCAAAAGCACAGCAGCCCGGGTAAAACGAGCTGGCCGAAGCTGGTCGCCTCCCCGCACGTCGGCCGTTTTTTCTCTTGGTTCAGCTTCCCTTCATCCTGA
- a CDS encoding methylglyoxal synthase yields MEFTTRTIGKKKHIALVAHDHCKNMLMRWVDKNVAELSQHTLYATGTTGNLVQRNTGIDVKSMLSGPMGGDQQVGAMIAEGKIDLLIFLWDPLNAVPHDPDVKALLRLATVWNIPVATNLATADFLIASPLFKEEVEISIPDYQNYLLSRLKA; encoded by the coding sequence ATGGAATTCACCACCCGCACCATTGGTAAAAAAAAGCATATCGCGCTGGTTGCCCACGATCACTGTAAAAACATGTTGATGAGATGGGTTGATAAGAACGTCGCGGAGCTGTCGCAGCACACCCTGTATGCCACCGGCACCACCGGGAATCTGGTGCAGCGCAATACCGGAATTGACGTGAAAAGCATGCTCAGCGGCCCGATGGGTGGGGATCAACAGGTGGGCGCGATGATCGCCGAAGGGAAGATTGATCTGCTGATTTTTCTCTGGGACCCGCTGAATGCCGTGCCGCACGACCCCGACGTTAAAGCCCTGCTGCGCCTCGCCACCGTGTGGAACATTCCGGTTGCCACTAATCTTGCTACCGCCGATTTCCTTATCGCCTCACCGCTGTTTAAAGAGGAAGTCGAGATTTCTATTCCCGACTACCAAAATTACCTGCTTTCCCGTCTGAAAGCCTAA
- a CDS encoding ABC transporter substrate-binding protein translates to MSKKLRISLIATAVLMSSSAISALPQGYPADYQKLVDGAKKEGKVVIYSTTDVKAAGPLIQGFEATYPGVKVEYNDMNSTELYNRFISEQAAGGNSGDVVWSSSMDTALKLATDYAQEYTSPEHGQLPKWAVWKEKAYGTTYEPVVFIYNKRLIPAGDVPDSHAALAKLIASQTDKFKKKVTTYDIEKSGLGFMLSVEDFKADPNYFKTLADVAKGGLAVQSSTGTMMERVSSGENLIGFNILGSYAEARAKTDPSLGISYPKDYTLVLSRVSFISKEAKNSNAARLWLDYVLSEKGQSILANQGDIPSIRNDIEGNNDIDGMTKMLGNALKPIPVDETLLEYLQQKKRLDYIKQWREAAAK, encoded by the coding sequence ATGTCTAAGAAATTACGTATCTCTCTGATTGCTACTGCCGTTTTGATGTCTTCCTCTGCAATCTCTGCATTACCTCAAGGGTACCCGGCTGACTACCAGAAGCTGGTCGACGGCGCCAAGAAAGAGGGCAAAGTCGTTATTTATTCCACCACCGACGTTAAGGCCGCAGGGCCGCTGATCCAAGGCTTTGAAGCGACTTATCCGGGTGTGAAAGTCGAATACAACGACATGAACAGCACCGAGCTGTACAACCGTTTTATCAGTGAGCAGGCGGCGGGCGGCAACAGCGGCGACGTGGTGTGGAGCTCCTCCATGGACACCGCGCTGAAGCTGGCGACCGACTACGCGCAGGAATATACCTCGCCGGAACATGGGCAACTGCCTAAGTGGGCAGTGTGGAAAGAGAAGGCTTACGGCACCACCTATGAGCCAGTGGTGTTTATCTACAACAAACGCCTGATCCCAGCCGGTGACGTGCCGGACTCTCACGCCGCGTTGGCGAAGCTGATTGCCAGCCAGACTGACAAATTCAAGAAGAAAGTCACCACCTATGACATTGAGAAATCAGGTCTGGGCTTCATGCTTTCAGTTGAAGATTTCAAAGCTGATCCTAACTACTTCAAAACGCTGGCTGACGTCGCCAAGGGCGGCTTAGCCGTGCAGTCCTCCACCGGGACCATGATGGAAAGGGTGTCCTCTGGCGAAAACCTGATTGGCTTTAACATCTTAGGCTCCTACGCCGAGGCCCGCGCCAAAACTGACCCGTCGCTCGGGATCTCCTATCCGAAGGATTACACGCTGGTCCTTTCCCGCGTCTCCTTCATCAGCAAAGAAGCCAAAAACAGCAACGCGGCGCGCCTGTGGCTGGACTACGTGCTGTCTGAAAAAGGCCAGAGCATCCTGGCGAATCAGGGCGACATTCCTTCCATCCGTAACGACATCGAAGGCAACAACGATATCGACGGTATGACCAAAATGCTGGGTAATGCCCTCAAACCTATCCCGGTTGATGAAACGCTGCTGGAGTACTTACAGCAGAAAAAACGCCTTGATTACATCAAGCAATGGCGCGAGGCCGCGGCCAAATAA
- the helD gene encoding DNA helicase IV, with protein MELKSTSFGKHLAQHPYNRVRLLNAGVEVSGDKHHYLIPFNQLISIRCKRGIVWGELEFELPEEKVVRLHGTEWQETQQFYHHLLKVWRSWSEEMSEVSAGVLHQQAEKIARIEQQDKWFKSSELAAVQKSIAESFTAVPVPVERLHEFNNCREDYELCLRWLRQGKESVVSRNQAWSERTIEQHRDFFDNIETTPLNDSQCRAVVNGEDAVLVLAGAGSGKTSVLVARAGWLLYRQEAIAEQILLLAFGRQAADEMNERIKERLHTSDIKAKTFHALALHIIQEGSKKTPKISKLETDSKARRSLLIKTWQQQCAEKKVQASGWRAWMTEELEWEIPEGDYWKNKALAERLGSRLERWLGLMRMHGGSQAEMVEQASDEVRDLFQKRIRLMAPLLKAWKSALKEEDAVDFSGLIHQAVNILEKGRFVSPWKHILVDEFQDISPQRARLLAALREQNSYTSLFAVGDDWQAIYRFSGAELSLTTAFKGHFGEGAQCALDTTYRFNDRIGEIANKFVLQNPYQLKKPLNSLTKGSKKSVTILPNEQLDALLDKLSGFAKADEKILILARYHHLRPEVLQKASTRWPKLNIEFMTIHASKGQQAEYVIIVGLHEGNDGFPAPARESLLEEVLLPEPEDFADAEERRLLYVAITRAKHQVWLMQDKSQPSVFVAQLEDLGVPAQRKP; from the coding sequence ATGGAACTGAAATCGACTTCATTTGGAAAACATCTGGCGCAGCACCCCTATAATCGGGTGCGGCTACTCAACGCAGGCGTCGAAGTCAGTGGCGATAAGCATCATTATCTCATCCCTTTCAACCAGTTAATTTCTATTCGCTGTAAACGTGGCATCGTCTGGGGCGAGCTGGAGTTTGAGCTACCGGAAGAAAAGGTCGTGCGCCTGCACGGCACGGAATGGCAGGAGACGCAGCAATTTTATCACCATCTTCTTAAAGTCTGGCGCAGCTGGAGTGAGGAGATGAGTGAGGTCAGCGCTGGCGTCTTGCATCAGCAGGCGGAAAAGATTGCGCGCATTGAACAGCAGGATAAATGGTTCAAAAGCAGCGAGTTGGCCGCCGTGCAAAAAAGTATCGCCGAATCCTTTACCGCCGTGCCGGTGCCGGTTGAGCGTTTGCACGAGTTCAACAATTGTCGCGAAGACTACGAGCTGTGTCTGAGATGGCTGCGTCAGGGCAAAGAGAGCGTGGTGTCCCGCAATCAGGCATGGTCTGAAAGAACTATCGAGCAGCATCGCGATTTCTTCGACAACATCGAAACCACTCCCCTTAATGACAGCCAGTGCCGCGCCGTGGTCAACGGCGAAGACGCCGTTTTAGTGCTTGCAGGGGCAGGGAGTGGCAAAACGTCGGTGCTGGTGGCCCGCGCGGGCTGGCTATTGTACCGTCAGGAAGCGATTGCAGAACAGATCCTGCTACTGGCGTTTGGTCGTCAGGCCGCCGACGAGATGAATGAAAGAATTAAAGAACGCCTGCACACCAGTGACATTAAAGCTAAAACCTTCCACGCCCTGGCGCTGCACATTATTCAGGAAGGGAGCAAGAAAACGCCAAAAATCAGCAAGCTGGAAACTGATAGCAAAGCCCGTCGCAGCCTGTTGATCAAAACCTGGCAGCAGCAGTGTGCCGAGAAGAAAGTTCAGGCCAGCGGCTGGCGCGCATGGATGACCGAGGAGCTAGAGTGGGAGATTCCTGAAGGAGATTACTGGAAGAACAAGGCGCTGGCGGAGCGTCTAGGCAGCCGCCTCGAGCGCTGGCTGGGGTTGATGCGCATGCACGGCGGCAGTCAGGCTGAAATGGTTGAGCAGGCGTCCGACGAGGTGCGCGATCTGTTCCAGAAGCGGATTCGCCTGATGGCACCACTGCTCAAAGCCTGGAAGTCAGCGCTGAAAGAAGAGGACGCCGTGGACTTCTCCGGGCTGATTCATCAGGCGGTCAATATTCTGGAGAAGGGGCGTTTTGTCAGCCCGTGGAAACACATCTTAGTTGATGAATTCCAAGATATTTCCCCGCAGCGGGCGCGCCTACTGGCCGCATTGCGCGAGCAAAATAGCTACACCAGCCTGTTTGCCGTTGGCGATGATTGGCAGGCTATCTATCGTTTCAGCGGTGCCGAGCTTTCCCTCACTACCGCCTTTAAAGGCCATTTTGGCGAAGGGGCGCAGTGCGCGCTGGATACCACCTATCGCTTTAACGATCGCATTGGTGAAATCGCCAATAAGTTTGTTCTGCAAAATCCGTATCAGTTGAAGAAGCCGTTGAATAGCCTGACGAAAGGCAGCAAGAAAAGCGTCACGATTTTGCCCAATGAACAGCTGGATGCCCTGCTGGATAAGCTGAGCGGCTTCGCCAAAGCCGATGAAAAAATCCTCATTCTGGCGCGTTATCACCATCTGAGGCCGGAGGTTTTGCAGAAAGCGTCGACGCGCTGGCCTAAGCTCAATATCGAATTTATGACTATTCACGCCAGCAAAGGGCAGCAGGCGGAGTATGTGATTATTGTCGGTTTGCACGAGGGCAATGACGGTTTTCCGGCCCCGGCGCGCGAATCTTTGTTGGAAGAGGTGTTACTGCCCGAACCAGAGGATTTTGCCGATGCCGAAGAGCGCCGCTTGCTGTATGTGGCGATCACCCGCGCTAAGCATCAGGTGTGGCTAATGCAGGATAAATCGCAGCCTTCAGTGTTTGTTGCCCAGCTTGAAGATTTGGGCGTGCCGGCGCAGAGAAAGCCGTAA
- the yccX gene encoding acylphosphatase, translating to MAKVSIAAYVYGRVQGVGFRFATQQQANGLGLTGYARNLDDGSVEVIVCGEQEQVDQLLAWLKQGGPKHAKVDKVLSEPAAPGDYGEFKIRH from the coding sequence ATGGCAAAAGTCAGTATAGCCGCCTATGTCTACGGCCGGGTGCAGGGCGTAGGATTTCGTTTCGCCACGCAACAGCAGGCCAACGGCTTGGGCCTGACGGGCTATGCGAGAAACTTGGATGATGGCAGCGTAGAAGTCATTGTTTGCGGCGAGCAGGAGCAGGTGGATCAACTGCTGGCGTGGCTTAAACAGGGTGGCCCGAAACACGCCAAGGTAGATAAAGTGTTGAGCGAGCCCGCGGCACCGGGGGATTATGGCGAATTTAAAATCCGCCATTAG